The Mammaliicoccus sciuri genome window below encodes:
- a CDS encoding FdhF/YdeP family oxidoreductase has protein sequence MGKTKHQGPMKKDLKPAPEFWVSPIPFGLGKVNPKHIRDTMKIVWDNKDNLNYAKNIITKGVCDGCALGVSGLSDQTLTGPHMCTTRFNVLRLNTMPEIKPEILHQDIDELRKYNSTELRQLGRIPYPMMRRKGDRKFIRISWEEAMQTIAQKMKSLNPRNYAFYLTSRGITNESYYVASKVARYLGANNIDNASRICHSPSKTAMKRSVGVGASTANYQDWIGTDVLLFWGSVASNASPVSTKYMLEAKKKGTKIIVINPYKEPAMDKYWIPSVAESALFGTNVADEFYQVNIGGDIAFMHGIMKHWFEMEEQAYGSAINHKFVEEHVTNYEELKETVEKQSWEEIEQSSGISKDQIYKLALELANAQNAVFAWALGLTMHEFATDNISQVCNLALLRGFLGRKHSGLMPFRGHSSVQGTGEMGCDPFVLPGGAFDGENKKRIEKLWGFDIADWQGDTVGVTLENIMLPDDHERKIKCYYMSGGNFLETMPDPTFIQKALENLELRVHQDIILNTSTLVDAKETVIVLPAKTRYEQDGGGTSTSTERMVYYSPVIEGNQNRIKEARSEWQIYIDLAKRVKPEQAHLIDFKDGQAIREEIAKANPDYDGIQHLRNQGDVFQWGGAWLCEDGICPTEDGKGHLISVDIPDLNRQPDDFMLTTRRGKQFNSMVYGDYESFNHGGRYDVLMNKEDADRLSIAEGEGVVLHNGFGVFQGVAKYVDILKGNIEVYFPEGNYLLPRGRYEKYAKIPNYNITVKVEKADRFNAKKDRDYYEKPIKDLEEIPMQ, from the coding sequence ATGGGTAAGACGAAACATCAAGGTCCTATGAAGAAAGATTTAAAGCCAGCACCAGAATTTTGGGTGAGTCCAATACCTTTTGGACTAGGTAAAGTAAACCCTAAACATATAAGAGATACAATGAAAATAGTTTGGGATAATAAAGATAATTTAAATTACGCTAAAAATATTATCACTAAAGGTGTCTGTGATGGTTGTGCATTAGGTGTATCTGGATTAAGTGATCAAACTTTAACCGGTCCTCACATGTGTACAACACGATTTAATGTTTTAAGACTCAATACAATGCCAGAAATTAAACCAGAAATTTTGCATCAAGATATAGATGAATTGAGAAAATATAATAGCACAGAATTAAGACAATTAGGTCGCATTCCTTATCCAATGATGAGACGAAAAGGTGACCGTAAGTTTATACGTATTTCATGGGAAGAAGCGATGCAAACAATAGCTCAAAAAATGAAATCATTAAATCCGAGAAATTATGCATTTTATTTAACTTCAAGAGGGATTACGAATGAATCATATTATGTTGCAAGTAAAGTCGCGAGATATTTAGGTGCTAACAATATCGACAATGCTTCTAGAATATGTCATTCACCTAGTAAAACAGCGATGAAACGTTCAGTAGGTGTAGGTGCTTCAACAGCGAATTACCAAGACTGGATAGGTACGGACGTGTTACTGTTTTGGGGAAGTGTAGCTTCTAATGCTTCGCCTGTTTCAACAAAATATATGCTTGAAGCAAAGAAAAAAGGAACAAAAATCATCGTTATCAATCCATATAAAGAACCAGCAATGGATAAATATTGGATTCCATCTGTGGCAGAATCAGCATTATTTGGTACAAATGTTGCAGACGAATTCTACCAAGTCAATATCGGTGGTGACATTGCATTTATGCATGGTATTATGAAACACTGGTTTGAAATGGAAGAACAAGCATATGGGTCTGCAATTAACCATAAGTTTGTTGAAGAACATGTTACAAATTATGAAGAACTTAAAGAAACAGTCGAAAAGCAGTCATGGGAAGAGATTGAACAATCAAGCGGTATTTCTAAAGATCAAATATACAAATTAGCGCTTGAACTTGCCAATGCTCAAAATGCAGTATTTGCTTGGGCGCTTGGATTAACGATGCATGAGTTTGCGACGGATAATATATCTCAAGTATGTAATTTAGCTTTATTAAGAGGTTTCTTAGGTAGAAAGCATAGCGGTCTAATGCCGTTTAGAGGACATTCTAGTGTACAAGGTACTGGAGAAATGGGCTGCGATCCATTTGTATTGCCAGGCGGTGCTTTTGATGGAGAAAATAAAAAGCGTATTGAGAAATTATGGGGATTTGATATTGCAGATTGGCAAGGTGATACGGTCGGTGTAACGTTAGAAAATATTATGTTACCAGATGATCATGAACGTAAAATTAAATGCTATTACATGTCAGGTGGTAATTTCTTAGAAACGATGCCTGACCCAACATTTATACAAAAAGCTTTAGAGAATTTAGAACTTAGAGTACATCAAGATATTATTTTGAATACGTCTACTTTAGTTGATGCGAAAGAAACCGTTATTGTATTACCTGCAAAGACGCGATATGAGCAAGATGGTGGTGGCACGTCTACTTCGACAGAACGCATGGTTTACTACTCACCAGTAATTGAAGGGAATCAAAATAGAATAAAAGAAGCAAGATCAGAGTGGCAAATATATATTGATTTAGCTAAGCGTGTTAAACCTGAACAAGCACATTTAATTGATTTTAAAGATGGCCAAGCTATTAGAGAAGAGATTGCTAAAGCAAATCCAGATTATGATGGTATCCAACATTTAAGAAATCAAGGAGACGTCTTCCAGTGGGGCGGTGCTTGGCTATGTGAAGATGGCATTTGTCCAACTGAAGATGGTAAAGGTCATTTAATCAGTGTAGACATTCCAGACTTAAACAGACAACCTGATGATTTCATGTTAACGACAAGAAGAGGTAAACAATTTAACTCAATGGTATATGGCGATTATGAATCCTTTAACCATGGTGGAAGATATGATGTATTAATGAATAAAGAAGATGCCGATAGATTAAGCATTGCTGAAGGTGAAGGTGTTGTATTGCATAATGGTTTCGGCGTATTCCAAGGTGTTGCAAAATATGTAGATATCTTAAAAGGAAACATTGAAGTCTATTTCCCTGAAGGCAACTATTTATTACCTAGAGGTAGATATGAGAAGTACGCTAAGATTCCAAATTACAACATTACAGTTAAAGTAGAAAAAGCAGATAGATTTAACGCTAAAAAAGATAGAGATTATTATGAAAAACCAATTAAAGATTTAGAAGAAATACCGATGCAATAA
- the nreA gene encoding nitrate respiration regulation accessory nitrate sensor NreA: MSNDFNFQEQLDLIRSTYGVDFVGLAMTSEDAAHFHIKWQYVSGNLNHRYQNIVLRSGRGIAGIVIKSGKPIEIHDLKESPYRDQPFNYPIVQSEQLTSLLAIPLWKKYRVCGVLLLGQRDEKQFPEIDMNDFNRFGPFYGKDMMNA, encoded by the coding sequence ATGTCTAATGATTTTAATTTTCAGGAACAGTTGGATCTTATTCGTAGTACTTATGGTGTTGATTTTGTCGGATTAGCTATGACTTCTGAAGACGCTGCTCACTTTCATATAAAGTGGCAATATGTATCTGGAAATTTAAATCATAGATATCAAAACATCGTTTTAAGAAGCGGAAGAGGGATAGCAGGAATTGTGATTAAAAGTGGCAAACCTATTGAAATTCATGATTTGAAAGAAAGTCCATATCGTGATCAACCCTTTAACTATCCAATTGTTCAAAGTGAACAATTAACATCATTGCTTGCAATTCCATTATGGAAAAAGTATCGAGTATGTGGTGTACTCTTGCTTGGACAACGTGATGAAAAACAATTTCCTGAAATAGATATGAATGATTTTAATCGCTTTGGACCATTTTATGGAAAGGATATGATGAATGCATGA
- a CDS encoding nitrate/nitrite transporter, which produces MRNNLGKVQLPLQTFSLMAGFMVWSILAPLMPYITQDISVEEGQKAIILAIPVILGSILRIPIGYYTNLLGSRLVFLVSFIILLFPVFYLSQAHSTTGLMVAGFFIGLGGAIFSVGVTSIPKYFPKEKHGFANGIYGMGNLGTAVSSFLAPPIAGIIGWQHTVQLYLIVLLIFSVLMFIFGDKEEPKVKIPMISQTKQVINNYKLYYFSFWYFITFGAFVAFGLFLPNFLVSHFEIDKVDAGIRTGIFIAIATLLRPIGGMLGDKFNALNVLKIFFIGLIAGAIVLSISHHLILFTIGCLTISVCAGIGNGLVFKLVPTYFTKEAGVVNGIVSMMGGLGGFFPPLMITLVTSLTGSNHLAFFMLAIFGVIALITMMHMTKIESKHV; this is translated from the coding sequence ATGAGAAACAATTTAGGAAAAGTTCAACTACCGCTCCAAACCTTTAGTTTAATGGCAGGATTTATGGTTTGGAGTATACTCGCACCTTTAATGCCTTATATTACACAAGATATAAGTGTAGAAGAAGGTCAGAAAGCCATTATTTTAGCAATCCCTGTTATTTTAGGATCGATTTTAAGAATACCAATTGGCTACTATACGAACTTATTAGGTTCTAGACTTGTATTTTTAGTGAGTTTTATTATTTTATTATTTCCAGTTTTTTATTTAAGCCAAGCACATTCAACTACAGGATTGATGGTTGCAGGATTCTTTATAGGTCTTGGTGGTGCAATCTTTTCAGTAGGTGTTACTTCTATTCCTAAATATTTTCCAAAAGAAAAGCATGGTTTTGCGAATGGTATTTATGGAATGGGGAATTTAGGGACAGCTGTATCATCATTTTTAGCACCTCCAATTGCAGGCATTATCGGATGGCAGCATACTGTACAACTTTATTTAATCGTATTACTTATCTTCTCAGTATTAATGTTTATCTTTGGAGATAAAGAAGAACCTAAAGTGAAAATTCCAATGATTTCACAAACGAAGCAAGTCATCAATAACTATAAACTTTACTATTTTAGTTTCTGGTATTTTATTACATTTGGTGCATTTGTTGCATTTGGTTTGTTCTTGCCAAACTTTTTAGTGAGTCATTTTGAAATTGATAAAGTAGATGCGGGTATTAGAACAGGTATCTTTATTGCGATTGCAACATTACTTAGACCAATTGGTGGTATGTTAGGAGATAAATTTAATGCTTTAAACGTATTGAAAATATTCTTTATCGGTTTAATAGCGGGCGCAATCGTACTTTCAATATCACATCATCTCATCTTGTTTACAATTGGATGTTTAACGATAAGTGTTTGTGCAGGTATTGGTAATGGACTAGTATTTAAACTTGTACCAACATACTTCACAAAAGAAGCAGGTGTTGTAAACGGAATCGTATCTATGATGGGTGGTCTCGGCGGCTTCTTCCCACCATTAATGATAACGTTAGTAACGAGTTTGACTGGTTCAAATCATTTAGCATTCTTTATGCTTGCTATATTTGGTGTGATTGCACTCATTACAATGATGCATATGACTAAAATAGAAAGTAAGCATGTTTAG
- a CDS encoding sensor histidine kinase: protein MSSEDASILMDILKQYYEKTSEMIVFLNSKGQVINMNEAARRVISEDNQSSLTHAICSRCEGYSNEYALQSCRDCFLESSKIGNTSFQVFMQTNSGTVEPFTATYQTISQEDDVKVYTLQNVSPQIERQQKLHQQTMIQKTISAQENERKRISRELHDGVVQELLNVSVELRLLKYQNDIDVLKQQSQHIETLMSRLIDDIRNLSLELRPSSLDDLGLDAAFKSYFKQLEKNFGFHVHYHYDSSIKRFNTEIETVVYRIVQEAVFNALKYANVDSVDVHMSCDGNEIEVEIADQGNGFVLGSQPKGSGLGIYGMKERAEIVGGKINIESKLKKGTNIKLNVPIA from the coding sequence ATGAGTTCAGAAGATGCTTCAATATTAATGGATATATTAAAACAATACTATGAAAAAACGAGCGAAATGATTGTGTTTTTAAATAGTAAAGGACAGGTTATTAATATGAATGAAGCTGCCCGAAGAGTAATCTCTGAAGACAATCAATCATCATTGACACATGCCATTTGTAGTAGATGTGAAGGTTATTCAAATGAATATGCCTTACAATCATGTAGAGACTGTTTTTTAGAGTCTTCAAAGATTGGTAATACAAGTTTTCAAGTGTTTATGCAGACAAATAGCGGGACTGTTGAACCTTTTACAGCGACTTATCAAACGATTAGTCAAGAAGACGATGTTAAAGTGTATACATTACAAAATGTATCGCCACAAATTGAAAGACAGCAGAAATTACATCAACAAACGATGATCCAAAAAACAATATCCGCACAAGAAAACGAACGTAAAAGAATTTCTAGAGAGTTACACGATGGTGTTGTTCAAGAATTGCTAAATGTCAGTGTTGAACTTAGATTATTGAAATATCAGAATGATATTGACGTATTGAAGCAGCAGTCTCAACATATTGAAACGTTAATGTCTCGATTAATCGATGATATTAGAAACTTATCTTTAGAACTAAGACCTTCATCATTAGATGACCTTGGACTAGACGCAGCTTTTAAGTCATATTTTAAACAGCTTGAGAAAAATTTTGGGTTCCATGTTCACTATCATTATGATTCGTCTATTAAACGTTTTAATACGGAGATTGAAACGGTCGTATATAGAATTGTACAAGAAGCGGTGTTTAATGCGTTGAAGTATGCTAATGTGGATAGTGTTGATGTACATATGTCTTGTGATGGCAATGAAATAGAAGTTGAAATTGCTGACCAAGGAAATGGCTTTGTATTAGGCAGTCAGCCAAAAGGTTCAGGACTTGGTATATATGGGATGAAAGAACGTGCTGAAATCGTTGGCGGTAAAATCAATATCGAAAGTAAACTTAAAAAAGGTACAAATATTAAATTGAATGTACCAATAGCATAA
- the narI gene encoding respiratory nitrate reductase subunit gamma: MINQFIWVIYPYLCIAIFITGHLFRFKYDQFSWTAKSSEFIEKKQLMWGSILFHLGIIPVIFGHIVGLGIPAEWLSSVGVNDHLYHIGAVYIGSIFGIVTLIGMVLLTARRITKQNVRRLSSASDIIVNILLLVIVLMGCISTLWTNATTPDFDYRQTISVWFRGLLIFKPDVALMNDVPLTFKTHIILGFLITSLWPFTRLVHVWSVPLNYFSRSYIIYRKHKTN; the protein is encoded by the coding sequence GTGATTAATCAATTTATATGGGTTATCTATCCTTATTTATGTATCGCTATTTTTATTACTGGTCATTTATTCAGATTTAAATATGATCAATTTTCATGGACAGCAAAGTCTAGTGAGTTTATTGAGAAGAAACAATTGATGTGGGGAAGTATTTTATTTCACTTAGGTATTATTCCAGTTATATTCGGACATATAGTTGGTTTGGGCATACCTGCAGAATGGTTGAGTAGTGTCGGCGTTAATGATCATTTATATCATATCGGTGCAGTTTATATTGGAAGTATTTTCGGTATTGTGACATTAATCGGTATGGTTCTGTTAACAGCTAGAAGAATCACGAAACAAAATGTAAGAAGGTTAAGTTCAGCATCGGACATTATTGTGAATATATTATTGTTAGTGATTGTATTGATGGGTTGTATTTCAACGTTATGGACGAACGCGACAACACCAGACTTTGATTATAGACAAACAATTTCTGTTTGGTTTAGAGGTTTATTAATCTTTAAACCGGATGTTGCTTTAATGAATGACGTACCTTTAACATTTAAGACGCATATTATTTTAGGATTTTTAATCACAAGTTTATGGCCATTTACGAGATTGGTACATGTTTGGAGTGTGCCACTTAATTACTTCAGTAGAAGTTACATTATTTACAGAAAACATAAAACAAATTAA
- a CDS encoding nitrate respiration regulation response regulator NreC → MKIVIADDHAVVRTGFSMILNYQEDMEVVATAADGIEAYQMVAKHSPDVLIMDLSMPPGESGLIATGKIAEDFKQTKILILTMFDDEELIHAVRTIYRGDMYIDSKVTSSLVNELFNHQGNNEQSTSDPFKILSQRELEILPLIAKGYGNKEIAEKLFVSVKTIEAHKARIMDKLGLKSRPELVEYAMKKKLLDF, encoded by the coding sequence ATGAAAATCGTAATAGCAGATGATCATGCAGTGGTGAGAACAGGCTTTTCAATGATTTTGAATTATCAAGAAGACATGGAAGTTGTTGCGACAGCTGCAGATGGTATAGAAGCATATCAAATGGTTGCAAAACATTCACCAGATGTATTGATCATGGATTTAAGTATGCCACCTGGTGAATCGGGATTAATCGCAACTGGTAAAATAGCAGAAGACTTTAAGCAAACTAAAATATTAATATTAACGATGTTTGATGATGAAGAATTAATTCATGCTGTAAGAACGATATATAGAGGCGATATGTATATTGATTCTAAAGTTACAAGTTCGCTCGTGAACGAACTCTTTAATCATCAAGGTAACAATGAGCAAAGTACTTCTGATCCATTTAAAATATTGTCTCAAAGAGAACTAGAAATCTTACCTTTAATCGCAAAGGGTTATGGTAATAAAGAAATTGCGGAGAAATTATTTGTTTCTGTCAAAACGATTGAAGCACATAAAGCGAGAATTATGGATAAACTCGGTTTAAAATCGCGTCCAGAATTAGTTGAATATGCTATGAAGAAAAAATTATTAGACTTCTAA
- the modA gene encoding molybdate ABC transporter substrate-binding protein produces the protein MKRFLTLVFALLLVLAGCSTESNQDKAKKETESKTLTVSAAASLTDVSKALEKEFKKKHPNTNIKFNYGGSGSLRKQVEAGADVDVLMSANTSDVDKLQDSKKVKEVYDYAKNKLIIIKYENSSIKNIKDVSAPNKVAIGEEKSVPAGRYAVEYLKKEDLYNGMTSTFVFAKDVKQVLNYVQKENAEAGFVYATDMYKGKDKKVDNVVKLADAPLDHPITYRAGLVTDKKEAKEWFEFLKSKEAKEILKEYHFEG, from the coding sequence ATGAAAAGATTTTTAACATTAGTCTTTGCTTTGTTACTTGTATTAGCTGGTTGTAGCACAGAATCTAACCAAGATAAAGCTAAAAAAGAAACTGAAAGTAAGACGTTAACAGTATCAGCCGCAGCAAGTTTGACAGATGTTTCTAAAGCTCTAGAAAAAGAATTTAAGAAGAAGCATCCGAATACGAATATTAAATTTAATTACGGTGGTTCAGGTAGTTTACGTAAACAAGTAGAAGCTGGCGCAGATGTAGACGTATTAATGTCTGCAAACACTTCTGATGTTGATAAATTACAAGATAGTAAAAAAGTTAAAGAAGTTTATGATTACGCTAAAAATAAATTAATTATTATTAAATACGAAAACTCTAGCATCAAAAATATTAAAGATGTTAGTGCGCCAAACAAAGTCGCAATTGGTGAAGAAAAAAGTGTACCAGCAGGTCGTTACGCTGTAGAATACTTGAAAAAAGAAGATCTATATAACGGCATGACAAGTACATTTGTTTTCGCTAAAGATGTTAAACAAGTATTAAACTATGTTCAAAAAGAAAATGCAGAAGCAGGATTTGTATATGCAACAGATATGTATAAAGGTAAAGATAAAAAAGTCGATAACGTCGTTAAATTAGCGGATGCACCTTTAGATCATCCAATTACTTATAGAGCTGGTCTTGTTACCGACAAGAAAGAAGCTAAAGAATGGTTTGAATTCTTAAAATCAAAAGAAGCTAAAGAAATTCTTAAAGAATATCACTTTGAAGGATAG
- the narH gene encoding nitrate reductase subunit beta, with product MKIKAQVAMVMNLDKCIGCHTCSVTCKSTWTNRPGAEYIWFNNVETKPGIGYPKRWEDQETYKGGWVLNKKGKLELKSGSKLSKIALGKIFYNSDMPEMKDYYEPWTYNYKHLTTAKEGNHSPVAKAESVISGRKLDIKWGPNWEDDLAGAHVTGPTDPNIQKIEEEIKFNFDQTFMMYLPRLCEHCLNPSCVASCPSGAMYKRDEDGIVLVDQDACRGWRYCMTGCPYKKVYFNWKTNKAEKCTFCFPRVEAGLLTVCSETCTGRMRYLGVLLYDADKVQEAASAENEKDLYQKQLDLFLDPFDEDIIQQAEKDGISHDWIEAAQNSPVYKLAIEYKLAFPLHPEYRTLPMVWYCPPLSPIMNYFEGKDSIRNPDMIFPAIEEMRLPVQYLANMLTAGDTKTVKEALQKMAMMRSYMRAKSSGKDFDISRLERVGLTERQTKSMYRLLAIAKHEDRFVVPTSHKEGYMDTYRAQGSQGYGGEMFGPNCDGCGVQGLSEQKSGQEIYNENFYGGIFRD from the coding sequence TTGAAGATTAAAGCGCAAGTAGCTATGGTTATGAATTTAGATAAATGTATAGGATGTCATACATGTAGTGTCACATGTAAAAGTACATGGACAAATAGACCAGGCGCTGAATATATATGGTTTAATAATGTCGAAACGAAACCTGGTATCGGTTATCCGAAACGTTGGGAAGACCAAGAAACTTATAAAGGTGGTTGGGTACTCAACAAAAAAGGAAAATTAGAATTAAAATCAGGTAGTAAACTATCTAAAATTGCACTGGGTAAAATTTTCTATAATTCTGATATGCCAGAAATGAAAGATTATTACGAGCCGTGGACATATAATTATAAACATTTAACAACAGCTAAAGAGGGGAATCATTCTCCAGTTGCAAAAGCTGAATCTGTTATTTCAGGTAGAAAATTAGATATTAAATGGGGACCGAACTGGGAAGATGATTTAGCGGGTGCTCATGTTACAGGACCTACTGATCCAAACATTCAAAAAATCGAAGAAGAAATTAAATTTAACTTCGACCAAACATTTATGATGTATTTACCAAGACTGTGTGAACATTGCTTAAACCCAAGCTGCGTTGCATCATGTCCATCTGGTGCAATGTATAAAAGAGATGAAGATGGTATTGTACTTGTCGACCAAGATGCATGTCGTGGTTGGAGATATTGTATGACAGGTTGTCCTTATAAGAAAGTATATTTCAACTGGAAAACGAACAAAGCAGAAAAATGTACATTCTGTTTCCCAAGAGTTGAAGCTGGTTTACTAACAGTATGTTCTGAAACATGTACAGGTCGTATGAGATATTTAGGTGTATTACTTTATGATGCTGACAAAGTTCAAGAAGCAGCTTCTGCAGAAAACGAAAAAGACTTATATCAAAAGCAACTTGATCTATTTTTAGATCCATTTGATGAAGATATTATTCAACAAGCTGAAAAAGATGGTATTTCACATGATTGGATTGAAGCGGCACAAAATTCACCAGTATATAAACTGGCAATAGAATATAAATTAGCGTTTCCTTTACACCCTGAATATCGAACATTGCCAATGGTATGGTATTGTCCACCATTAAGTCCGATTATGAATTACTTTGAAGGTAAAGATTCTATTAGAAATCCAGATATGATTTTCCCAGCAATAGAAGAAATGAGATTACCTGTTCAATATTTAGCAAATATGCTAACAGCAGGTGATACGAAGACAGTTAAAGAAGCATTGCAAAAAATGGCGATGATGCGTAGTTATATGAGAGCTAAATCAAGTGGTAAAGACTTTGATATTTCAAGACTTGAACGTGTAGGACTCACTGAAAGACAAACGAAATCGATGTATAGATTACTCGCGATTGCTAAACACGAAGATCGTTTTGTTGTTCCAACATCACATAAAGAAGGTTATATGGATACTTACAGAGCACAAGGTAGTCAAGGATATGGCGGCGAAATGTTTGGTCCAAATTGTGATGGTTGTGGTGTTCAAGGATTATCAGAGCAAAAATCCGGACAAGAAATATACAATGAGAACTTCTATGGAGGGATTTTCCGTGATTAA
- the modB gene encoding molybdate ABC transporter permease subunit, producing the protein MPDLTPLWISIKVTIISTIIVCILGIILAKLMLNYKGKLKPVVESIIMLPIVLPPTVMGFILLIVFGKNKFFGQFLSDVLHINVIFTWVGAVIAAIIVSLPLMYQHVMNGFQSINPKMLNSARTMGASEGKIFRTIILPLSKRSIFSGVVMSFARGLGEFGATLMIAGYIPGLTNTLPLEIYFLVQAGEEHKAWLWVIVLIAFAVCVISSLNILNQKNHKWE; encoded by the coding sequence ATGCCAGACTTAACACCACTATGGATATCAATAAAAGTAACAATTATCAGTACAATCATTGTGTGTATCCTAGGTATTATTCTGGCAAAGCTGATGCTCAATTATAAAGGTAAATTAAAGCCTGTAGTTGAAAGCATTATTATGCTTCCAATCGTATTACCACCGACCGTTATGGGGTTTATACTCCTTATTGTCTTCGGTAAGAATAAGTTTTTCGGTCAATTTTTATCTGATGTATTGCATATCAATGTGATTTTTACGTGGGTAGGTGCAGTGATAGCAGCGATTATTGTAAGTTTGCCGCTTATGTATCAACATGTAATGAATGGATTTCAATCTATTAATCCAAAGATGCTTAACTCAGCAAGAACGATGGGCGCTAGTGAAGGGAAAATTTTTAGAACAATTATTTTACCGTTATCTAAACGTTCCATTTTCTCTGGTGTTGTGATGAGTTTTGCTAGAGGGTTAGGAGAATTTGGTGCAACGCTTATGATTGCTGGCTATATTCCTGGTTTAACGAATACATTGCCATTAGAAATTTATTTCTTAGTGCAAGCTGGTGAGGAACACAAAGCATGGTTATGGGTTATTGTACTCATCGCATTTGCAGTTTGTGTGATTAGCTCACTTAATATATTAAATCAAAAGAATCATAAATGGGAGTAG
- the narJ gene encoding nitrate reductase molybdenum cofactor assembly chaperone → MINLDALYELKESFGFYSNQLTYPEKLDFHPKAFNKAFDTNHPAYRDIKQYWENMHDISLDDIQEVYTRTFDFEKKTTLYMTYNKLTEQKERGQMLARLKVLYEMFGLKMPQNELSDFLPLMLEFLYAAEWRGDSRAQESLTLVVMVIEDGTYGLLQALGKQNSPYFHLIKAIRETLKSCVVEQEKVINGD, encoded by the coding sequence GTGATTAATTTAGATGCATTATATGAACTTAAAGAAAGCTTTGGTTTCTATAGTAACCAGTTAACTTATCCAGAAAAGTTAGATTTTCATCCTAAAGCATTTAATAAAGCTTTCGATACCAATCATCCGGCTTATCGTGACATTAAGCAATATTGGGAAAATATGCATGATATTTCATTAGATGATATTCAAGAAGTGTATACAAGAACGTTTGATTTTGAAAAAAAGACGACGTTATATATGACATACAACAAGCTAACAGAACAAAAAGAACGAGGACAAATGCTAGCAAGATTAAAAGTACTTTATGAAATGTTCGGGCTAAAAATGCCTCAAAATGAACTGTCAGATTTTTTACCGCTTATGCTTGAATTCTTATATGCTGCAGAGTGGAGAGGTGACAGTCGTGCACAAGAAAGTTTAACGCTTGTTGTGATGGTCATTGAAGATGGAACGTATGGATTGCTTCAAGCTTTAGGTAAACAAAACAGTCCGTATTTTCATCTAATTAAAGCAATTAGAGAAACGTTAAAATCATGTGTAGTAGAGCAAGAGAAGGTGATCAACGGTGATTAA
- a CDS encoding ATP-binding cassette domain-containing protein: MIDISIKKLIKDRTISLNIQADTPKIYAIVGRSGIGKSTLLNIIAGLTEAETCRIEINQKVLSNQKHVIKVQDRNIGYLFQDYQLFPHKTVHENIHYMIETNKETEQLIKHLRIENCLNQYPSTLSGGESQRVALCRVLSVKPNLLLLDEPFSSLDDETKDEGMALVKSIFKTWQIPIILVSHSKKEVQILADEVIEIS, from the coding sequence ATGATTGATATATCAATTAAAAAGTTAATTAAAGACAGAACGATATCATTAAATATCCAAGCTGACACTCCGAAAATTTATGCGATAGTTGGGCGATCAGGTATAGGTAAATCCACATTATTAAACATTATTGCAGGTCTTACTGAAGCGGAAACTTGCAGAATAGAAATTAATCAAAAAGTGCTCAGTAATCAAAAGCATGTAATTAAAGTGCAAGATAGAAATATTGGTTATCTGTTTCAAGATTATCAACTTTTTCCACATAAGACAGTTCATGAAAATATTCATTACATGATTGAGACTAATAAAGAGACAGAGCAATTGATTAAACATTTACGTATAGAAAATTGTTTAAATCAATATCCATCTACTTTATCTGGAGGAGAGTCACAAAGAGTTGCATTATGTAGAGTATTAAGTGTCAAACCTAACTTATTACTTTTAGATGAACCCTTTTCAAGTTTAGATGATGAAACAAAAGACGAAGGTATGGCGTTAGTAAAGTCCATTTTTAAGACTTGGCAAATACCGATCATACTTGTGTCTCATTCTAAAAAAGAAGTTCAAATTTTAGCAGATGAAGTTATCGAAATTAGTTAA